In Carcharodon carcharias isolate sCarCar2 chromosome 22, sCarCar2.pri, whole genome shotgun sequence, the following are encoded in one genomic region:
- the LOC121293584 gene encoding phosphatidylcholine transfer protein, with the protein MYMDLEYRKQWDSYVKELYEQDCDGQKVIYWEVKYPFLLSNRDYIYVRERHDLDIDGRKIWVIVARCVPGLPAKSGIIRVEDYHQTVALESDGEQGTKVFMHYFDNPGGMIPTFLVNWAAKTGVPSFLKDMQKACANYSEYCKKSGK; encoded by the exons ATGTACATGGACCTGGAGTATAGGAAGCAATGGGATAGTTACGTGAAAG AACTTTATGAACAAGATTGTGACGGGCAGAAAGTGATTTACTGGGAAGTTAAATACCCGTTTCTTTTATCCAACCGTGAT TACATTTATGTTCGTGAGCGTCATGACTTGGATATCGATGGACGAAAGATTTGGGTGATTGTGGCAAGATGTGTGCCGGGATTACCAGCGAAATCCGGCATCATTAGAGTGGAGGACTATCATCAAACTGTAGCTCTGGAGAGTGATGGTGAACAAGGCACCAAAG TATTTATGCATTACTTCGATAACCCTGGGGGTATGATCCCAACTTTCCTTGTTAACTGGGCAGCAAAG ACTGGAGTGCCTTCCTTTCTGAAAGACATGCAGAAAGCTTGTGCTAACTACTCTGAATACTGCAAGAAATCTGGGAAATAA